In the genome of Novipirellula artificiosorum, one region contains:
- a CDS encoding integrase core domain-containing protein, which translates to MQLTTHANAHLERFFGSLKSECLHKLILFGETATRKAVRSFVTHYHTERNHQGLCNELIVPMIRPPDMDAEIETTERLGGLLRSYRRAA; encoded by the coding sequence GTGCAGTTGACGACTCATGCAAACGCGCACCTGGAGCGATTTTTCGGATCGCTGAAATCCGAATGCCTTCACAAACTGATTCTCTTTGGCGAGACCGCAACGCGCAAAGCTGTTCGCTCTTTCGTCACGCATTATCACACTGAAAGAAATCACCAGGGTTTGTGCAACGAACTGATCGTGCCAATGATCAGACCGCCTGATATGGATGCTGAGATCGAAACGACCGAGCGCCTCGGTGGTTTGCTTCGATCGTATCGACGCGCGGCTTAG
- a CDS encoding cytochrome c oxidase subunit 3, whose product MPFSSTSPLPSALPRDRRYEQGGWLLLASLSMFFISSVLLYGLYAYGRRDDPLSLVPLPKAFLLSTVLLVVTSGLLHVASLTIRREKRWRTAGLIAISAGVAIGFLLVQFHAMNETLNGPALRAGNGKGLAGMVAVLVFLHALHVAGGILALGIVFLRTVLGKYDHERYWPVRFAAHYWHFLDLVWLCMLASFWLTAGSWG is encoded by the coding sequence ATGCCGTTTTCCTCAACCTCTCCGCTGCCATCCGCGCTGCCTCGTGACCGCCGCTACGAACAGGGGGGGTGGTTGCTTCTGGCATCGTTGTCGATGTTTTTCATCAGCAGTGTCTTGCTGTATGGTCTCTATGCCTACGGGCGGCGCGATGATCCGCTTTCGCTCGTTCCGTTGCCGAAGGCGTTCTTGCTCAGTACCGTGCTGTTGGTCGTGACCAGCGGGCTGCTGCACGTGGCCAGCCTAACGATTCGTCGCGAGAAACGCTGGCGAACCGCTGGATTGATCGCGATCAGCGCGGGGGTTGCCATAGGATTCCTGCTGGTACAGTTCCATGCGATGAACGAAACACTCAATGGTCCTGCGCTTCGGGCAGGCAATGGGAAGGGGTTGGCAGGCATGGTAGCCGTCTTGGTTTTCTTGCATGCCTTGCACGTCGCCGGTGGCATTCTTGCTCTAGGGATTGTCTTTCTTCGGACCGTCTTGGGAAAATACGATCACGAACGGTATTGGCCGGTTCGCTTTGCTGCCCATTACTGGCATTTTCTCGATCTTGTTTGGCTTTGCATGCTGGCATCGTTTTGGTTGACCGCTGGCAGTTGGGGGTAG
- a CDS encoding DUF1501 domain-containing protein: MRCFGNPLSRRGFLAAGTLGGLGLTLPELLMRQAAAEQKSYDFVEPKAKSVIHIFLPGGLAQQESFDPKPYSPLEYRGELRTIKTSTGEEFCETVPQLAKRADKFSIIRSMSHGEAAHERGTHNMFTGYKPSPALQYPSFGAVVSHEYGPRNNLPPYVCIPNVPNEFAGTGYLPSSFGAFALGSDPNRKDFQVRDLDLAGGIDQERFLRRKAALDVVNRNFVSATPADNVQAMNTFYQRAYDLLDTPAAKAAFDISQEDAKMRDRYGRNDAGQRMLMARRLVEAGSRLVTLTYGSWDMHQNITGSIRGQMPALDSAVSALLDDLSERGMLDETLVMMTSEFGRTPKINADAGRDHWPKVFSVMLAGGGIKGGMIHGASDSTAAEPEEDAVSPADLATTMYRLLGIVADKELMAPGDRPIEIVDGGKLLQPLMA, encoded by the coding sequence ATGCGTTGTTTCGGAAATCCTCTCAGCCGTCGTGGCTTCCTCGCTGCGGGAACTTTGGGCGGCCTCGGGCTGACGCTGCCTGAGTTGCTGATGCGGCAGGCAGCTGCCGAGCAAAAGAGCTACGACTTTGTCGAGCCCAAGGCGAAAAGTGTGATCCACATCTTCTTGCCGGGCGGATTGGCGCAGCAGGAATCGTTTGACCCGAAACCTTACAGCCCGCTGGAATACCGCGGTGAGTTGCGGACGATCAAAACGAGCACGGGTGAGGAGTTCTGCGAAACGGTGCCGCAACTGGCGAAACGGGCGGACAAATTCAGCATCATCCGTTCGATGTCGCACGGCGAAGCGGCTCATGAACGAGGAACACACAATATGTTCACGGGGTACAAGCCGAGTCCGGCGCTCCAGTACCCCAGTTTTGGAGCGGTGGTTAGCCATGAATATGGACCTCGCAATAACTTGCCGCCTTACGTCTGTATCCCCAATGTGCCGAACGAGTTTGCCGGGACGGGGTACTTGCCGAGCAGTTTTGGGGCCTTCGCATTGGGATCGGATCCGAATCGCAAGGATTTCCAAGTGCGTGATTTGGATCTTGCCGGCGGTATTGACCAAGAACGATTCCTGCGTCGCAAAGCGGCATTGGACGTCGTCAACCGAAACTTCGTCTCGGCAACTCCTGCGGACAATGTCCAAGCCATGAACACGTTTTATCAACGTGCCTACGATTTGCTTGACACGCCCGCGGCGAAAGCGGCCTTCGACATTTCACAAGAGGACGCGAAGATGCGCGATCGGTACGGTCGTAACGATGCGGGTCAGCGGATGTTGATGGCACGTCGGTTGGTCGAAGCTGGGTCGCGGTTGGTGACGTTGACCTATGGCAGTTGGGATATGCATCAGAACATCACGGGCAGCATCCGCGGGCAAATGCCCGCACTTGATAGCGCCGTCTCCGCACTGCTCGACGATTTGTCGGAGCGTGGCATGCTGGACGAGACGCTTGTGATGATGACGAGTGAGTTTGGTCGAACGCCAAAAATTAACGCGGACGCGGGCCGCGACCATTGGCCCAAAGTGTTTAGCGTCATGTTGGCTGGCGGCGGTATCAAGGGAGGCATGATTCACGGGGCATCCGATTCGACCGCCGCAGAGCCTGAGGAAGACGCCGTCTCACCCGCGGATTTGGCAACCACCATGTATCGGTTGTTGGGCATCGTCGCAGACAAAGAATTGATGGCGCCCGGAGATCGACCGATTGAAATTGTCGATGGTGGGAAACTGCTTCAACCCCTGATGGCGTAG